In Leptospira bouyouniensis, the sequence CACCTGGTGAACAATATAAGGTGATTCGTTCAGAAGATTTAGTGAGGTCACTCAGCAATAGTTCAAATTCATTTTTATCAAAGTCAGGTGCATTTAAAATGAGTTCCGAAATGAATTTTGATTTTCCCGATTTAGCAAGGGAAGCAATGGAAGGTAACACCACTTGATGTCCCATACTGTGAACAACAAGTTGGATTTTTTTCCCTGTGGACGAGATTTCTTTTAGAAAATTAGCGAATGGTTCACGGTTGATTTTTGCTTCAGTAAAATTCAAATCATACGTTGATTTTACCATCACTTGCCCAAGTAAACCCGCATCTGCCCCAGCGGGCCAAGAATACACAACCACTTCTCCAGGAAATTTAAGATCGTATTTGATTTGGCCTGCACGGAGTACGGCTTCATCAAAATTCACATTGAAGCCATGGACAAATACCAAAACCTCTTCACTCCCAGAAGTTTTGATTTTGGATAAAAATTCTTTTTCATCCGTATTCACTCGGCCTTTGAATTGGAAAAAGGAATGTTTGTCTTGGTTATTGTCGGATGAAATATCACCAATGATATGTTTTGCGGGAACATTCACGATACAAATCCCATAATGAGGGTTAATGTCTGTGATAAAACCAAAACTATTCCCTTCACAACTGTCTTTTGCTCCCATCTCCCTTCTTGTTGTGACAAAATGTACGTTTAGGTTTTTGGTTTCATCAAAAGGATCAGTAATTCGTTTGTTGATTTGTTCTCCAATTTTAGTAGGAGTACAGGCTGTGATCAAAACGACAAAAAAGAAAATCGGAACCAAAAAAAACCATTTTGAAACTGATATTCCTGCACTATAGGATACTACAGAATTGGAAAGATTGGTAGAATGTTTGTCAGGTTGGGAATTAGAAGGGGTATCCGTTTTTTGCGATGCGGTTTCAGATTGTGATGGTTTGTATTTCATTTATAAGAAAATCCTTTGATGAGTTTTGTGGGATTGATGTTTTTGCCATCTTTAATGACTTCAAAATGTAAGTGAGGTCCAAAACAGTAGCCGGTACAACCCGAACGAGAGATAATCTTTCCGGCACTTACATAATCACCTTCTTTGACATAGAGTTTTGAGTTGTGAGCATAAAGGGTTTGGTAATTGTCATCATGAGACAATATGATTGCATTACCATACCCTCCCATCCAACCAGAGAATGTGACCTTTCCTTTCCTTGCCGCATAGACAGATTCGTAATTGGCACGTAGGTCGAGTGCCATATGAAATTTGTATTGGGGGTATGAACGAGTTCCCCAACCAGACGTAATGACTTTGGAAGCGACTGGGATCCTCCAAACAGGGCCAGTTTCAGGGATCACAGCACCCGGTAAAAAGACCTTTTGTCCTGATTTAAATAAATCATAATCTTCCAATTGGTTTTCTGCGTAGATGTCGTCGATTTTGACTTTATAATAATCTGCAACCTTTGCGAGAGTTTCCCCTTTTTTGAGTTTATACATTAACCCTTGTTTATTGGGAATGTTTAGAATTTGGCCTGAGATAAGAGATACTTCGGGATTGATTCCGGAACTCCCTGCAATAGATTCAACGGAAACCTTAAATCGACGGGCAATGTCAGATAAGCTTTCATTTTTTTTCACTTTGTATTGTGTGACTTTTAGCTTTTTGTTTTTATTTTCAGCAAGTTTGTCTAGTTCTGCTGAACGAAGGATTGCCATTTTTTTGTCTTCGGTTTCTTGTAAGTATTTGGCATCGGCAAGTTTTGCTTCTTTGTCCTTCGTATCGTTCTCTTCCACCTCAGTGGACATACTTAAGAATTCTTTTTCCATCAAACTTTCTTCGTAGGTTTGTTTGTCGACGATGATAGAAAGTAAAAATGCGATGATAAACGAAAAGGTTAGGAGTGGTAAAATCCGATACCGTTTACGATTGAGATCGATGGTTCCGTGTAGAACACTTGATTGTGATTGTAGATTATAAAAATACTTACCTGGGGAAACTTGGATGACGTTAATGTTTCCCCAACGTAACACATGCTTGCCGATCGTAGACTTTTCAGGTGAACGAAGTAGCATGTGTTAAATGGAAATTAAGTTAGTCCTTTGAATCTAATGATTTGATTCCGCCAAAGGATTCTTCTACAATCTTACGAACGTCTTTTTTCTGACCGCCAGTGATTGTGATATTTCCTTTTGCTACGACACCTTTTTGAAGTTCCAAATAAGGAGCAGTGATGTCACCTAACATACGCCCAGTTCCTTCTAACTTGACTTCGTTTTCGGCTTTGATGTTACCTATGAGGGTTCCGGAGACAATGACTTCTCTGGCACTGATATTGGTTTTAACCTTACCGGTTTCTCCAATGACAAGTGCGTCTTCTGTTTTGATATCACCTTCGAATTTTCCATCGATTCTAAGTGAACCTGCGATATAAAATTTACCTTCAAATATCGACCCTGGTCCGATAACGCTGTTGATGGAATCCTTACCTATTGCCATTCCTGCTCCTTTTCCCCTTCTGTGAGAATCAAAATTTTCGGTCTATCTGACAAGCCTTTTTAGTAGTCAATTTCCTCATCTCCGCTAAAGACCGACTTTTTTCGTTTCGGTGGTTTGGATTCAGTGGGTTTTTTCTCTACTTTTGTGTCTTGTTTTTTAGGTTCTACGGGTTTTTGTATGACTGGGCTTTGTGGTTTAGATTCTACCACATTCCAAGCCGAACCATGGTCGTTACAGATGTCTTTTGGTACGGTTTGTGGGATGAAGTATTCTTCCAAAAGGTCATGGCATTGGTTACTTGGGAGTTTGCCTGACATGCGACACACGGTTCGTTTGGTGATTTTGACATCAGCCAGCCAAGGGAATTCTTTTGCGGGTTCTTTTTCGAGGGCACGAGCCATAAATCGGCCCCAAACTGGTGCAGAAAGTTTCCCTCCTGTCATCCCTCGCCCGAGGGAAATAGTTCCTACATCATAACCAAACCATACCGAGGTGACAAGTTCAGGGGTATAACCCACAAACCATGCGTCACGGAAATTATTAGTAGTCCCTGTTTTGCCATAAGCCTTCCGATTCAATCCATAGGAAAGTACACCTCGTCCCGTACCTTCTTCTACCACATCTTTCATCATCGAAGTGATGAGAAAGGCTGCCTCTTTTGAGATGATCTGTTTACGCTCTACATCTTCGTAATCTTTACGAAAGTCTTTGATGACATTACCTGCGTTGTCTTCCACATACAGAACTGAGATCGGGTTTACTGTTTTTCCCCCGGAGGCGAGTGCCGCATAGGCACGTGTGAGTTCGTAAGGAGTGAGTTCAAAAGAACCAAGCGAAACACTAAAGTTATAAG encodes:
- a CDS encoding alpha/beta hydrolase, producing MKYKPSQSETASQKTDTPSNSQPDKHSTNLSNSVVSYSAGISVSKWFFLVPIFFFVVLITACTPTKIGEQINKRITDPFDETKNLNVHFVTTRREMGAKDSCEGNSFGFITDINPHYGICIVNVPAKHIIGDISSDNNQDKHSFFQFKGRVNTDEKEFLSKIKTSGSEEVLVFVHGFNVNFDEAVLRAGQIKYDLKFPGEVVVYSWPAGADAGLLGQVMVKSTYDLNFTEAKINREPFANFLKEISSTGKKIQLVVHSMGHQVVLPSIASLAKSGKSKFISELILNAPDFDKNEFELLLSDLTKSSERITLYCSPGDNALIASQKVNGAPRAGMCFKYSGVDVINVNEVDDPVLGVGGLGHGYYSSRPILTDIYQVLLGVSVDKRLFIRKSGPKNGENFVLRK
- a CDS encoding M23 family metallopeptidase encodes the protein MLLRSPEKSTIGKHVLRWGNINVIQVSPGKYFYNLQSQSSVLHGTIDLNRKRYRILPLLTFSFIIAFLLSIIVDKQTYEESLMEKEFLSMSTEVEENDTKDKEAKLADAKYLQETEDKKMAILRSAELDKLAENKNKKLKVTQYKVKKNESLSDIARRFKVSVESIAGSSGINPEVSLISGQILNIPNKQGLMYKLKKGETLAKVADYYKVKIDDIYAENQLEDYDLFKSGQKVFLPGAVIPETGPVWRIPVASKVITSGWGTRSYPQYKFHMALDLRANYESVYAARKGKVTFSGWMGGYGNAIILSHDDNYQTLYAHNSKLYVKEGDYVSAGKIISRSGCTGYCFGPHLHFEVIKDGKNINPTKLIKGFSYK
- a CDS encoding bactofilin family protein, which translates into the protein MAIGKDSINSVIGPGSIFEGKFYIAGSLRIDGKFEGDIKTEDALVIGETGKVKTNISAREVIVSGTLIGNIKAENEVKLEGTGRMLGDITAPYLELQKGVVAKGNITITGGQKKDVRKIVEESFGGIKSLDSKD